Proteins encoded together in one Caldilineales bacterium window:
- a CDS encoding DinB family protein: MTRHNREEVIERTIREFELLDHLVANLTDEEWNRLLRRSESKDPWTVKDALVHITHWKADVARSARRQPRPSEERGLTINQGNHLVYMRWRHRSPQEVLAWHRQVQTDVLAALQEAPEAWFSGRERGPDWPGDLVGHSAYHRLKDIESALNEKEE; encoded by the coding sequence ATGACGCGTCACAACCGTGAGGAAGTTATCGAACGTACCATCCGCGAGTTCGAGCTGCTCGATCATCTCGTTGCCAACCTTACCGACGAGGAATGGAATCGTTTGTTGCGCCGCTCTGAATCCAAAGACCCCTGGACCGTCAAAGATGCACTCGTTCACATCACCCATTGGAAGGCAGACGTCGCCCGTTCCGCTAGGAGGCAGCCCAGACCAAGCGAAGAACGCGGACTCACTATCAACCAGGGAAACCATCTCGTTTACATGCGATGGCGCCATCGCTCTCCCCAGGAAGTTCTAGCCTGGCATCGGCAAGTTCAGACAGATGTCCTTGCCGCGCTGCAAGAAGCACCCGAAGCATGGTTCAGCGGCAGAGAGCGTGGACCAGATTGGCCTGGAGACCTTGTCGGTCATTCTGCCTATCATCGCCTGAAGGATATTGAATCGGCGTTGAACGAGAAAGAAGAATAG